The following proteins come from a genomic window of Flavobacterium crocinum:
- a CDS encoding cupin domain-containing protein, with product MKTLTTIKTTLAILFLQQITFAQETKKETAQPQYTIENCVNHFELDKAKKTKVGYQYWFADKDFTQENTLKMSIVEPGKSTHAPHHHPEEEFFYILEGTAEFFLNGEKVTAGPNTSFYCPPNAEHGISNAGKTDLKYLVIKKDLR from the coding sequence ATGAAGACACTAACTACTATAAAAACCACCCTTGCAATTTTATTTTTGCAACAAATAACCTTTGCACAAGAAACCAAAAAGGAAACTGCACAGCCTCAATATACAATCGAGAACTGTGTCAATCATTTTGAACTGGACAAAGCAAAGAAAACCAAAGTAGGATATCAATATTGGTTTGCAGATAAAGATTTTACTCAGGAAAACACATTAAAGATGAGTATTGTTGAACCTGGAAAATCAACGCACGCACCACATCATCATCCCGAAGAAGAATTCTTCTATATCTTAGAAGGAACTGCTGAATTTTTCTTAAACGGAGAAAAAGTTACAGCTGGCCCAAATACTAGTTTTTATTGTCCTCCAAATGCGGAGCACGGAATTAGTAATGCAGGAAAGACAGATTTAAAGTATTTGGTAATAAAAAAAGATTTGAGATAG
- a CDS encoding TetR/AcrR family transcriptional regulator translates to MASKDRILRQKEETRNNILGAAYDIVKDEGWNGLSMRKIADRIEYTAPIIYEYFSNKEAILEELTGKGFVKLTKELQTAIDKFEKPEDQLEAMWMTYWDFAFTNTEMYQLMFGVQMTCCAQRCSAQEGPYKLFTQVIAEVMKDSNPSQDIIKQKYFTFFSVIHGLIAINIINKSDILETINAQILKDAIGGIIKSIQ, encoded by the coding sequence ATGGCTAGCAAAGATCGAATTTTAAGACAAAAAGAAGAGACAAGAAATAATATTCTTGGCGCTGCTTATGATATCGTAAAAGATGAAGGCTGGAATGGTTTGAGTATGCGTAAAATTGCCGACAGAATCGAATATACTGCTCCTATTATTTATGAATATTTCTCGAATAAAGAAGCAATTTTAGAAGAACTGACCGGTAAAGGTTTCGTTAAACTGACTAAAGAGTTACAGACTGCAATAGACAAGTTTGAAAAACCCGAAGATCAATTGGAAGCCATGTGGATGACTTACTGGGACTTCGCTTTTACTAATACTGAAATGTATCAACTGATGTTTGGTGTTCAAATGACTTGCTGTGCACAACGATGTTCGGCTCAGGAGGGACCTTACAAATTATTTACTCAGGTAATTGCTGAAGTAATGAAAGACAGCAATCCGAGTCAAGATATCATAAAACAAAAGTACTTCACTTTCTTTTCTGTTATTCATGGTTTAATTGCCATCAACATCATTAACAAAAGTGATATTTTAGAAACAATTAATGCTCAAATTTTGAAAGATGCCATTGGTGGTATCATCAAATCCATACAATAA
- a CDS encoding efflux RND transporter periplasmic adaptor subunit has product MNPENARMPKELIRENVQPIKTTMKMKNVIITSFILALVLSSCADKNQAPTAPPPPVLPVLAITSANTTTDNEYPASIQGTVDVEIRPQVSGNLDRIFVDEGAYVSKGQTLFKINERPFREQLNNALASLHAAEAALINANLEVDKLTPLVQNKVVSDYQLKTAKASQKIAAANIEQAKAMVGSAKINLGYTNVTAPVSGYIGRLPKKQGSLVSASDIEPLTTLSDVHEVFAYFSLSETDFINFKSKYAGNSLGDKIKKLPPVNLILADNTDYPKTGKIDMVDGQFDKTTGAITLRATFPNANGTLRSGNTGRIRLGLNHDDAILVPQSATVEMQDKVFVFTVGKDNKVTKMPITVVGKSGTNYLIKEGVKTGDQIVLSGIDKLQDGQAIQPEKSTKVAEVTNQK; this is encoded by the coding sequence ATGAATCCCGAGAATGCCAGAATGCCCAAAGAATTAATCCGAGAAAATGTTCAACCAATTAAAACCACAATGAAAATGAAAAATGTAATTATAACCAGTTTTATTCTGGCCCTAGTACTAAGCAGCTGTGCTGATAAAAATCAGGCGCCAACTGCTCCGCCTCCACCGGTTTTACCAGTATTGGCTATCACGAGTGCAAACACTACTACAGACAATGAATATCCTGCTTCTATACAAGGAACTGTTGACGTTGAGATTCGTCCGCAGGTAAGCGGAAACCTTGACAGAATTTTTGTCGACGAAGGGGCTTATGTAAGCAAAGGACAGACTTTATTTAAAATCAATGAGCGTCCGTTTCGTGAGCAGTTAAACAATGCTTTGGCTAGTCTTCATGCAGCTGAAGCGGCTTTGATCAACGCCAACTTAGAAGTTGATAAACTGACTCCGCTTGTACAAAACAAAGTAGTTTCTGATTATCAGTTAAAAACAGCTAAAGCTTCTCAGAAAATCGCAGCAGCGAATATCGAACAGGCAAAAGCGATGGTTGGTTCTGCAAAAATCAACTTAGGATATACAAATGTAACAGCTCCAGTAAGCGGCTACATTGGAAGATTGCCTAAAAAACAAGGAAGTTTAGTTTCTGCTTCAGATATTGAGCCTTTAACTACACTTTCAGATGTTCACGAAGTATTTGCTTATTTCTCTTTAAGTGAAACGGATTTCATCAACTTTAAATCGAAATACGCTGGAAACTCTTTAGGAGATAAAATCAAAAAACTGCCTCCGGTTAACTTGATTTTAGCTGATAATACTGATTATCCAAAAACCGGAAAAATCGATATGGTTGACGGTCAGTTTGATAAAACTACTGGTGCCATCACTCTTAGAGCGACTTTCCCAAATGCAAACGGAACGCTTCGTTCTGGAAACACAGGAAGAATCCGTTTAGGATTAAATCATGACGATGCGATTTTGGTTCCGCAGTCGGCTACAGTTGAAATGCAGGACAAAGTATTTGTATTTACTGTAGGCAAAGACAACAAAGTAACCAAAATGCCTATTACAGTTGTGGGTAAAAGCGGAACTAATTATTTAATTAAAGAAGGTGTAAAAACAGGCGACCAAATCGTATTAAGCGGTATTGACAAGCTTCAGGACGGACAAGCGATTCAGCCTGAAAAATCAACTAAAGTTGCCGAAGTAACTAATCAAAAATAA